The genomic DNA GCCGAGTACGGGAATCGACCGTGCAGGCGATTCTCGGGCACGCCTCCCCAGTGACGACACGGATCTACGTCCACCTCACTGCTCAAGATGCAGCCGACGAGTACCATGCGGCTTTCGGGGCATACCAGCGCCCCGGCACGCAGCGACAGGCTGGTGGTGCATGAGAGTGCAAGACGCTCTTTCGTTCTTCATTCGGCTGCTTCTCCTCGTTGCCCTCCCGATCGGCTGCAGCACGGCGCAGCCTGCTCTCGACCACCCGAAGCCTACCCCGACCTCGCCGCCAGCGAGCGTGCTGACACCCGACACCAACGAGATCCGGTTTCGCCCCGAACCGATCATCGGGCAACTCGTCCTGGCGACTCAAATCGGCGAGGACGAGGCGCCGCGCGACGAGCGAGCTTCCGTGCCAGTCGGCACCGAACGGCTCTATCTCGTCGTGCGTGTGAGCGATTTTCCAGCGGGCTCGACACTCGTGGCGGTGTGGACTCGCGGTACGAACGAGATCGGTCGGAGCGAACGGAAGGTCGACGAGGCGATTCGTGGCAGCCGCTGGGTCGCCCTTACCTTCCCGCAAGCCGGGTCGTTGAGCGGGGGAGAATACGCTGTTCGCCTCTATCTCGATGATCGCTTCATCGATTCCCTCGTGTTCTCAGTGGGTGGAGGAAGCGGAACGACCGGAGGACAGCAGGCGACACTCGTCTTCACCGATGCGCTACCGGCGGACGGGAGCCAGGTCCACGCGCTCGATGTCTTTCCTGAAGGAACCACGCGAGTCATCGCTGTTCTCGTGGATGTACCGCCTGACCTTCAGGCTGACCTGTGGAGTCGTTGGACGATCGACGGCCAGATTCTGACCGAAAGCGGTGCCGATGAGCTGCGTTTCCCCTTCGTGCGCACCTTCACACTCGAGCGCGAGGAACCGCTTCCGGCTGGGACCTACACAGTCGAAATCTTCGCTGACCAGCAGTCGATCGCGCGCGGCACGTTCCGAATCGCCGGAGCGAATCCGACACCGAGCCCAGCGGAAATCCAGGCGAGCGTCGAGGACGTCCGCCTGGTGCGGGCAGTCGAGCCGGGTACCGGCGTTCCGGTCGGGGCGGCACTGCGAGAGGTCCAGGCACCAGCGCGCATCTACATCGCTATCCTCGTCCACAACCTCCAGCCCAGCGATGTTCTGGAGGTCATCTGGCAGCGCGCTGGGGTGGAAATCAGTCGCCAACCGCTGCGTGGTCTGGCGCTCTCATCCAACTGGATCGCTCTTCCCGTCGAGCTGCCAGCTGAGACGGGGCCGGAACCGGTACCGTACAGCGTGATAGTGGTGTTGAACGGCGAGACGGTCGCCCAGCGTTCACTCGTCGTCCATCCGTGAACTCATCCCGCCACCGTGGCGCTCGACGATTCAGCTACCGTGGAACTGGACGGAACGTCACTCCTGCGCCACGAGTTCCTCAACGACCCGGCGCGCAGCGACGAGCCAGCGTTCGTCGGTGTCGTCCGGTACCGAGCACCCGTTGGCGAGGATCAGCCCGCGCCCGCCGGTCTGCTGGAGCGCATCGAGCGCTTCGGCACGAATCGCCTCGAGCGGGCCGCGGACCAAGGGGCCGAACTCGTCCCAGCCACCCATGAGGCACTTCTGCGTGCGCTGGCGAGCCTCACGCAGCGAGGGGCCAGCGCGCCGGTCGCTCCAGCTCAGCACGCCGACAGGATAGTCCAGAACATCGTCGAAAAAGAGGTCACGATCACCGTGGACATGGACGATGTTCAGCCAACCGTCGGCGGCACCGCGGAGCGCGAGCAGATCGTAGGGGCGGCCGAGCTCGCGGTACTGCTCGCGAGACATCGCGACCGCCGTGCAGCCCTGGAGCGCGAAGAAGATCCCATCGGCGCCAGCCTCGATCACTCGTTCGAGATGCTGGCGAACGTTCTCAGCGAGGACGGCGAGCGCTCCGTGCACGACGGCCGGGTGCTGCGCCGCGTGCTGCAGGACGAGCTCCGGCTGTGCAGCGAAGTAGAGCGCCTGCGTGAGTGGGCTGAAGACCGTCACGACGATCGGCACGTCGGGGCCAGCGAGGTGGCGGAGCCAGCGAACCGCTCGCACCCATTCGTCACCATAGCGACTCCGCGTGAAGTCGATGGCATCGACGAGATACCAGTCCTCCACGTCGGTGACACAGCGGCGCGGGAATGGATAACGGAGATCCGGCATCAGCTTCGCGATATCCAGGTCGAAACGGCGGACGAAGAACTCGTACGTCAACTCAGCCAGGCGGCGTCCGGAACCGCGCGGACGGAAGTGATGCCAAAAGCAGACCGGCGGGCGATCGACAGCCTGGCCTGCGAGCGCCGCCTGGACGCGTTCTCGCTTCGTCATCGTGGCCACGCGTATCCGTCCTTTCCATCAATCCAACCGTTCGCTCACGTGCTCGGGCAGCGTCACGAGGAGAGTGGGTTCCTCGCTCCGGAGCACGATCAAGAGATCGCCGCGAGCCCGCTCAGCAATCGCCACGATCGCGCCGCCATGCGTGACGACCACCCCACGCAGCAGCCATCCTGGTAGAAGATGCGCGACCGGTTCGAGCGTTGCTGTATCGTAGACCCACACACCGTCGCCGAGTTCTCCGGACAGCGGATACACGACGTAGAGGCGTGTGCCGTCCGGAGACAGAGCCACACGCAGAGCGTTGCCGCTCTCGGCTCGTGCTGCGGGTGCGAGGTACTCGAGAATCTGCCGCCACCAAGTTCGATCGGTCGCAGGTGCCGGTACCGTGTCGCGTTGCCGCGGCAGTCCGGTCACCGCATCGACCGCAGCGATGCGTCGTAGCTGGAGATCGACGAGGTAGAGCGCGTCGCTGTTCGTGGAGGGAAGCACAAGCGTGGTGGCGGGATCCGCCGCGAACCTGGCGATCAACACGCCGCTCGTCACGTCCCAGAGTCCGATCCAGGAACCAGTGCTGTCGCGGCACCAGGCATACCACCGCAGTTCTTCGATTCCGAGTACCCCGCCATCGAGATCCGGATTGGCCAGACAATCGACATCGCCTGACGCGATCGATGCGAACGACCAGCGGCGCACGGCTTCGAGCTCCACTTGCTGCCCCATGAAGGAGGACAGCCGAGCTTCACCGGAACCATCCAGTGAAAGACCGCGCTCGAGCACGATCACACGGTCGCTCCGGGTGACCGCGAGGCGCGGTACGACTTGCGTACCGCGCATCGCCCCCGGTAGCGGTCGCTGAGCCACAATCGTCCCCGACTGAACGTCGAGCACCAGCAGATCCGCTTGCCAGCTCTCACCGAGTCGAGCGGCGCGGTAGACCGCGAGATACGGTCGCCACGGGAAGCCGGCGAAGGCGAAGACCACAGCAGGGGTCGTCGTCGAGCCAGCCTGGAGCGAAGCACGGACCGGTTTCAGGTCGTACCGCTGTTCCTGGCCCGTCAGGACGTCGGTGAGCGCGAGACTGACCTGCCATCGGCCCCCGTACGTCCGACTCACGGTATCGATCGGCACGGCTGACCGGCGCACGAGATAGGAGCGCTCCCCCACCCGCACGACCGTCTCACCGAAGAAGCGCACGACACTTCCTGTATCAGGATCGAACCGAAGCACCGTAATCCAGGAGCTGCCACGGAGGAGCGCTGCATCCTCGCTCACCGGCGGGGCACTCAGGCGTGGCGCGACGAAGACTTCGGTTTCAGCACGGGACACCTCGACCCCGTTACTGGCTTGCACAGCGAGCCACCAGGTTCCCGCCTCGTTGAAGGGTACCGCGATGACGTACCGTCCAGCTTCTTCTTCGGTCGCGGTGCGCACCTCAGCGATCGCGCCCGCAGCGCCAGCACGCGCGTTTCCCGCCGACTGGACACTCGCCTGCAGCCGCAGACCGCTCACGGGGTTTCCCCATGCATCGACGACGCTCACTTCTACCGTCGCGACATCACCAGCAGCCAGTGCCGCGGGACGAACGACGAGCGATGTCACCCGCAACGATGCTGGTTGGGCCATGAGCGGTACCGGCGATCCGATCGCGAGGATCGTCAGGGAAAGAAGCACCAGCCACCGAGCCGATGGTCGCATCGTCGTTCAGCCCATGCGAAGAGAACGGAGCACTGACTCTCACCAGCTATATGGTTGGTATGTCCGCTCATGCGCTTCAGCCAGATAGCGACGGAGAAGATCGACCGCGGCAGCGATATCCTCGACATGCGCCATCTCGTTCACCGTATGGACGTGGCGCGTGGGGATGGAAAGCGTCACCGCTGGCACACCGGC from Thermomicrobium sp. 4228-Ro includes the following:
- a CDS encoding uroporphyrinogen decarboxylase family protein — its product is MTKRERVQAALAGQAVDRPPVCFWHHFRPRGSGRRLAELTYEFFVRRFDLDIAKLMPDLRYPFPRRCVTDVEDWYLVDAIDFTRSRYGDEWVRAVRWLRHLAGPDVPIVVTVFSPLTQALYFAAQPELVLQHAAQHPAVVHGALAVLAENVRQHLERVIEAGADGIFFALQGCTAVAMSREQYRELGRPYDLLALRGAADGWLNIVHVHGDRDLFFDDVLDYPVGVLSWSDRRAGPSLREARQRTQKCLMGGWDEFGPLVRGPLEAIRAEALDALQQTGGRGLILANGCSVPDDTDERWLVAARRVVEELVAQE